A window from Plasmodium chabaudi chabaudi strain AS genome assembly, chromosome: 11 encodes these proteins:
- a CDS encoding secreted ookinete protein 25, putative, translating to MVKICTFLLLFLIFSFLNLNAISGLGNADEVIIDTEDLDIILNEVYPDETILHEQNEYDNYQIPNVCSDNTTDHQPRYIEDNKDYLYNQIGEISNSFSANLNKYTKFMHELYGLYNEKIDVSMDNFRHGYIFMQIHFLKHKNKDSTIKLMVDLYGSVNKIHSAGIELAQGSFEAQLNQCDLIQNTINAPITDAVFIIQDNDISKEGHNASTQDNTILQNEDTLKKLDNLAKVHASLMENNIDSTENFITLDKITEGIFHVNQLDDFLNKCMIPVSGNTNDAALKKHKTARDRQIYRETLFINFKQSVVSKDIEGCKKYYSLLISNSNIGAKLMYVFVLIAAIIYIL from the coding sequence AtggtaaaaatatgtacttTCCTATTGTTGTTccttatattttcttttttgaaTTTGAATGCGATAAGTGGCCTTGGCAATGCAGATGAAGTAATAATAGACACTGAAGATCTAGACATCATTTTAAATGAAGTGTATCCCGATGAAACTATATTGCATGAGCAAAATGAGTATGACAATTATCAGATCCCAAACGTGTGTTCCGATAATACGACCGACCACCAACCACGATATATAGAAGATAACAaagattatttatataaccaAATTGGAGAGATTAGTAATTCATTTTCTGCTAATTTGaacaaatatacaaaatttatgcATGAATTATATggtttatataatgaaaaaattgatgTAAGCATGGACAATTTTAGACatggttatatatttatgcaaatacattttttaaaacataaaaacaAGGATAGTACTATTAAATTAATGGTTGATTTATATGGAagtgtaaataaaatacattcAGCTGGAATTGAATTAGCACAAGGGTCGTTTGAAGCCCAATTGAATCAATGTGatttaatacaaaatacAATCAATGCTCCTATTACTGACGCGGTTTTCATTATACAAGATAATGACATAAGCAAAGAAGGCCATAATGCATCTACACAAGATAATACTATTTTACAGAATGAAGACActcttaaaaaattagacAACTTGGCTAAAGTGCATGCATCACTTATGGAAAATAACATTGATAGTAcagaaaattttattacattagATAAAATAACCGAAGGCATATTTCACGTTAATCAATTAGACGATTTCTTGAATAAATGTATGATACCTGTAAGTGGTAATACGAATGATGCTGCATTAAAAAAGCACAAAACTGCAAGGGATAGGCAAATATATCGCGAAAccttatttataaattttaagcAAAGTGTAGTTAGCAAAGATATAGAAGGctgcaaaaaatattactcATTGTTAATCTCAAATAGTAACATAGGCGCTAAATTAATGTATGTTTTTGTATTGATAGCAgctatcatttatattttgtaa
- a CDS encoding splicing factor 3A subunit 2, putative, whose protein sequence is MDFQNRVGHKTGSGMPQTREDINQERKERLKQLALENIDITKDPYILKNNVGMFECKLCLTLHNNESSYLCHTQGKKHQINLAQRLLKEKNELMTNKSSKPPPEQKKIVKIGKPGYDVTRVRNKKNQLGILFELSFPNIKENTKPKFRFMSSFEQKIEPADKKYQYLLFAAEPYETIAFKIPNLDIDENDDFYYKWFEKKKIFVMQIHFLKHPSHFPIRNNPNILPAHMQW, encoded by the coding sequence ATGGATTTTCAAAATCGAGTGGGCCATAAAACAGGTAGTGGCATGCCACAAACCAGAGAAGATATAAATCAAGAAAGAAAAGAGAGATTAAAACAATTAGCtttagaaaatattgaTATAACTAAAGATCCttatatattgaaaaataatgttgGTATGTTTGAATGTAAATTATGTTTAACTTtgcataataatgaaagtTCATATTTGTGCCATACCCAAGGAAAAAAACATCAAATTAATTTAGCACAAAGATtgttaaaagaaaaaaatgaattgaTGACTAATAAATCAAGTAAACCACCACctgaacaaaaaaaaattgtaaaaattggaaaacCTGGATATGATGTTACAAGAGttcgaaataaaaaaaatcaacttggaatattatttgaattatcttttccaaatataaaagaaaatactAAACCCAAATTTCGATTTATGTCATCTTTTgaacaaaaaattgaaccagctgataaaaaatatcaatatCTATTATTTGCTGCCGAACCTTATGAAACTATTGCTTTTAAAATACCAAATCTTGATATAGATGAAAATGACGATTTTTACTATAAATggtttgaaaaaaaaaaaatttttgttatgcaaattcattttctaaaaCATCCTAGCCATTTTCCTATTCGAAACAACCCTAATATTTTACCAGCTCATATGCAGTGGTAA
- a CDS encoding cleavage stimulation factor subunit 1, putative: MKGFLAKNFLSSNNADNKNGSDENDERSEIDKNDERSEVDKNDNEESNENNDIDGKIENDNINNDNDEAENNEYKKKDNVFSSIDKMTFYECVLKQLADDNLLDTYNTLKREISLEENVNSENNFLFNLYQKRLYNNPSNVVETEETNINKLTEYNSLNKKKSHIYNNNLILNYENNSNTIRQIYSYEINSRIELIHKNKCICCANNASRNILCSASSDSTIKMIKINDLKKKKIFLIDNKHTKKINSLKFHPTKNILFSASDDCKIQIIDINKALKKKKKLYYNQYKHMKDKNKRNDEEKNIIIQDKNPFISMYVHPCGDFLYACNKNENIIKLYDLQTLNCFMTTNKSTYHSSTINHISGTSDGHIYGSVSVDGNIKIWDGLNSNLIHTQYNAHNGYSIQSIEFNKSNFYILTSGLDGQTKIMDMRNFKTLYTFGNGLSCISNKSIFMNNESFIANIFQANDIFDSKFYIYNSYFGNIEHNIQNVHNDKINDIINARDGLDVHTASYDGFCKTIKINQMYSHDN; the protein is encoded by the coding sequence atgaaAGGATTTTTAGCGAAGAACTTTCTTTCATCAAATAATGCAGATAACAAAAATGGGagtgatgaaaatgatgaaagaAGTGAGatagataaaaatgatgaaagaAGCGAGGTAGATAAAAATGACAATGAAGAGagtaatgaaaataatgacaTCGATGggaaaattgaaaatgataatattaacaaCGATAATGATGAGgctgaaaataatgaatataaaaaaaaggataatGTATTTTCAAGTATTGATAAAATGACATTTTATGAATGTGTGTTAAAACAGCTAGCTGATGATAACTTACTTGATACCTATAATACTTTAAAAAGAGAAATCAGTTTAGaagaaaatgtaaatagtgaaaataatttccttttcaatttatatcaaaagagattatataataatcctTCTAATGTAGTAGAGACCGAAGAAacaaacataaataaattaaccgaatataattctttaaataaaaaaaaatcacatatatataataataatttaatattaaactACGAAAATAATAGCAACACCATACGACAAATATACTCTTACGAAATTAATAGTCGTATAGAActaattcataaaaataagtgtATATGTTGTGCTAACAACGCATCGAGAAATATTCTTTGTTCCGCTAGTTCAGATAgtacaataaaaatgataaaaataaacgatttaaaaaaaaaaaaaatatttcttatagataataaacacacaaaaaaaataaatagtcTAAAATTTCATccaacaaaaaatattttattttcagcTAGCGATGATTGTAAAATACAGATtattgatataaataaagctttaaaaaaaaaaaaaaaattatattataatcaatataaacatatgaaagacaaaaataaaagaaatgatgaagagaaaaatattataattcagGATAAGAATCCATTTATATCAATGTATGTACACCCATGTGGTGATTTCTTATATgcatgtaataaaaatgaaaatataataaaattatatgaccTACAAACcttaaattgttttatgACAACTAATAAAAGTACATATCATAGTTCAACTATTAATCATATTAGTGGAACATCTGATGGACATATATATGGTTCCGTTTCGGTTgatggaaatataaaaatatgggaTGGACTTAATTCAAATTTAATACATACACAATATAATGCACACAATGGATATTCAATACAATCCAttgaatttaataaatcaaatttttatatattaacatcCGGTTTAGATGgtcaaacaaaaataatggacatgagaaattttaaaactttatatacatttggAAATGGATTATCATgtatatcaaataaaagtatttttatgaataatgAATCTTTTATCgctaatatttttcaagctaatgatatttttgattcaaaattttatatatacaattccTATTTTGGTAATATAGaacataatatacaaaatgtacataatgataaaataaatgatattataaatgCAAGGGATGGATTGGATGTTCATACAGCTAGCTACGATGGATTTTGTAAAACcatcaaaataaatcaaatgtATTCCCAtgataattaa
- a CDS encoding mRNA-binding protein PUF3, putative: MAKFLKKNKGNVKKEKNNLNKKAGGLKVNYTKRDKNNADKNDKKGNKKINKKSKQIDKKGSKKIKKKNEKKDEKKNEKKIVKNTEQDWDDKCKEILNDENLSKSKKKKLIKEYKKKKFAENYDYYKKLKINLNDLLRTKDKSEKNKQINIICNELKKVELNKFCRTNLGYHVISALIINSDEECQNKLWKTISTNMNDICVFNFVSLTFQCFYKHAKNDQIRNDICMWLIKNPKNFLTKFASRLWHIVFKKLKTDMKIKIINSLILPNINSLKNVSFELLKKPTKEMFETLSEENKTAICNYLIEYIENVVEKELLYNIVTHNLLLSAVEILAEGEESAVNDRLTKLMEIIHEGCEYLISTNIGNKALIYLLGYSTNKHKKILIKILKNHMVDLCKNSVNFLLIIRLLKITDDTKLLNEFIVKKIANSFEDIFNDYYGFYVILEFFYDINQYNDDKYFFVDWKHMIYSKSVKSVKDGCKRKNEIIQPIIEQLKNIFNEKNKLNSYLNDKKYVTIIFEYIQFTQDEQIINNILSILGDIILLLKNGENVNEKYNCKNINELFSKLYTCTKNQDIFKKVINQNSPSSMFYQLLSDFFITNIEIVIKSELIKTFNNFIIFIKDTDINIYQQILSTAKNMNNETIYNTLKEALPNMTYFDKYLELINQ, encoded by the coding sequence ATggcaaaatttttaaaaaaaaacaaaggtAATGTAAAGAAAGAGAAAAACAATTTGAATAAGAAGGCAGGAGGATTAAAGGTTAACTATACAAAGagagataaaaataatgcagataaaaatgataagaaagggaataaaaaaataaacaaaaaaagtaaGCAGATTGATAAGAAAGggagtaaaaaaataaaaaaaaaaaatgagaaaaaagatgagaaaaaaaacgagaaaaaaattgtaaaaaatacagaACAAGATTGGGATGATAAATGTAAggaaattttaaatgatgAGAATTTGTCTAAgtccaaaaaaaaaaaacttataaaagaatataaaaaaaaaaagtttgcagaaaattatgattattataaaaagctgaaaataaatttaaatgatttattaCGAACAAAAGATAAATCAGAGAAAAATaagcaaataaatataatatgtaatgaattaaaaaaagtagaaCTAAACAAATTTTGTCGTACAAATTTAGGATATCATGTTATATCTgctttaattataaatagtgATGAAGAAtgtcaaaataaattatggaAAACTATAAGCACAAATATGAATGATATTTGtgtatttaattttgtatcaTTAACATTtcaatgtttttataagcATGCAAAAAATGATCAAATAAGAAATGATATTTGTATGTGGCTAATTAAAAATCCAAAAAATTTCTTAACAAAATTTGCTTCAAGATTATGGCATAtagtatttaaaaaattaaaaacagacatgaaaataaaaataattaattcttTAATATTACCAAACATtaattcattaaaaaatgtttccTTTGAACTTTTAAAGAAGCCCACAAAGGAAATGTTTGAAACCCTTagtgaagaaaataaaacagcAATTTGTAATTATCTCATTgaatatattgaaaatgttgtagaaaaagaattattatataatatagttACACATAATCTATTATTATCTGCTGTTGAAATTTTAGCTGAAGGGGAAGAAAGTGCAGTAAATGATAGACTCACAAAATTGATGGAAATAATACATGAAGGATgtgaatatttaatatctacaaatattggaaataaagcattaatttatttattaggATATAGCacaaataaacataaaaaaattttaataaaaattttaaaaaatcatatggtagatttatgtaaaaatagtgtaaattttttattaataattagactattaaaaataacagaTGATACTAAActtttaaatgaatttattgtaaaaaaaattgcaaaTTCTTTTGAAgacatttttaatgattattatggattttatgtaatattagaatttttttatgacatCAATCAGTATAATGATGataagtatttttttgtagatTGGAAACATATGATATATAGCAAAAGTGTAAAAAGTGTGAAAGATGGatgtaaaagaaaaaatgaaattatacAGCCAATTATTgaacaattaaaaaatatatttaatgaaaaaaataaattaaatagctatttaaatgataaaaaatatgttacaataatttttgaatatatacaatttacACAAGAcgaacaaattataaataatattttatcaattttaggagatattatattattgcttaaaaatggtgaaaatgttaatgaaaaatataattgtaaaaatattaatgaacTATTTTCAAAACTTTATACGTGTACAAAAAATcaagatatatttaaaaaagtaataaacCAAAACAGTCCTTCTTCAATGTTTTACCAATTATTGtctgatttttttattacaaatataGAAATTGTTATCAAATCAGAACTAATTAAAAcgtttaataattttatcatatttataaaagacacagacattaatatatatcaacaaattttatcaacagcaaaaaatatgaacaatgAAACAATTTACAACACACTAAAAGAGGCATTACCAAATATGacatattttgataaatatcTCGAGCTTATTAACCAGTAG
- a CDS encoding merozoite surface protein 10, putative, whose translation MILVKRNKLFTLSLLLVVYANNAVLSGVNDKNDNITIIPPSQENNEEDVIEEIDIDDIDVNDYINMGDEDDEISYVKETYFIRKENYNNTTKNNVPPPQNNPIEDLKEQPNSVNSPKMDAFKFVNRENKTNKKFEENLENNKKNINNKDHSFLGKFIRVIPNIEDFGKVNEPNFDQSEDQVGNPPDVNQTVEGEDDADVQEDANINQGKSSDTDQGNTEGGNQEKSEGGSQEKGEEDNQKKSENENSNEEIPTERSKDTNPPSEEPNNSDEVKSEEDTSANDASNAQALKSDETPTTTTENNAEKKSENGKDAMDHAQIMHITMLEENRNLKETTRILDETVYTFERFILKCKFYITAIINFVKFKTNHICEYSKCGDHARCYIVENDQQECRCLANYVRDTSVEYFKCIPMTTKDCTNNNGNCDKNAECSIKNNNIICYCSYNFFGDGIFCVPNSNYNNFLHISLIIIGCILQKFLF comes from the coding sequence atgatacttgtaaaaaggaataaattatttacctTATCACTTTTATTGGTGGTATATGCAAATAATGCAGTCCTTTCAGGTGTCAATGATAAAAACGATAATATAACTATCATTCCTCCAAGCCAAGAAAACAATGAAGAAGATGTTATAGAGGAAATCGATATTGATGATATTGATGTAAACGATTATATTAACATGGGCGATGAAGATGACGAGATAAGTTATGTTAAAGagacatattttataagaaaagaaaattataataatacaacaaaaaataatgtccCACCACCACAAAATAATCCAATTGAGGATTTAAAAGAACAACCAAATTCGGTCAACAGTCCAAAAATGGATGCATTTAAGTTTGTAAATCGTGAAAACAAAACCAATAAAAAGTTTGAAGAAAATctggaaaataataaaaaaaatataaataacaaaGATCATTCTTTTCTAGGAAAATTCATTCGTGTAATTCCAAACATAGAAGATTTCGGTAAAGTAAATGAACCAAATTTTGATCAATCGGAAGATCAAGTTGGCAATCCCCCTGATGTTAATCAAACTGTGGAAGGGGAAGACGATGCCGATGTGCAAGAAGACGCAAATATCAATCAAGGAAAAAGTTCAGATACTGATCAAGGAAACACCGAAGGTGGTAACCAAGAAAAAAGCGAAGGTGGTAGTCAAGAAAAAGGAGAAGAAgataatcaaaaaaaaagcgaaaatgaaaattcgAATGAAGAAATACCAACGGAACGAAGTAAAGATACTAATCCACCAAGTGAAGAACCAAACAATAGTGATGAAGTAAAAAGCGAAGAAGATACTTCGGCTAATGATGCCTCAAATGCACAAGCTTTAAAAAGTGATGAAACTCCGACTACTACTACTGAAAATAAtgcagaaaaaaaaagtgaaaatgGAAAAGATGCAATGGATCATGCCcaaataatgcatataacAATGTTAGAAGAAAATAGAAATCTTAAAGAAACAACTAGGATCCTAGATGAAACAGTATACACTTTTGAAAggtttattttaaaatgtaaattttatataactgctattataaattttgtaaaatttaaaactaATCATATATGTGAATATTCGAAATGTGGTGATCATGCACGATGTTATATTGTTGAGAATGATCAACAAGAATGCCGATGTCTAGCTAATTATGTACGAGATACTAGTgtagaatattttaaatgtatTCCTATGACTACTAAAGATtgtacaaataataatggaaatTGTGATAAAAATGCTGAGTGctcaattaaaaataataatattatctgTTActgttcatataatttttttggagatggtattttttgtgttcCAAATTCCAACTATAATAATTTCTTACATATATCCCTTATTATAATTGGTTGCATTCTTCaaaaatttcttttttaa
- a CDS encoding pyridoxine biosynthesis protein PDX1, putative produces the protein MKDYTDNDSILLKHGWCEMLKGGVIMDVKNVEQAKIAEKAGAIGVMVLENIPSELRNTDGVARSVDPLKIEEIRKCISINVLAKVRIGHFVEAQILEELKVDMLDESEVLTMADEYNHINKHKFKTPFVCGCTNLGEALRRISEGASMIRTKGEAGTGNIIEGIKHIRTVNNEIKYLCSLDESEVYNFAKKLRAPIDLILLTRKLKRLPVVNFAAGGIATPADAAMCMQLGMDGVFVGSGIFESENPQKMASSIVMAVSNFNNPKILLNVSLGLGKAMHGNTKVSNKWKNKSEEDNS, from the coding sequence atGAAAGATTATACAGATAACGATTCCATTTTACTTAAACATGGATGGTGTGAAATGTTAAAAGGGGGAGTCATAATGGATGTAAAAAATGTCGAGCAAGCAAAGATAGCTGAAAAGGCTGGTGCAATAGGTGTTATGgttttagaaaatattcCATCCGAACTTCGAAATACTGATGGAGTAGCTAGAAGTGTAGATCCATTAAAAATCGAAGAAATACGAAAATGCATTTCTATTAATGTATTAGCTAAAGTTCGAATAGGTCATTTTGTTGAAGCACAAATTTTAGAAGAACTCAAAGTTGATATGCTTGATGAAAGCGAAGTATTAACTATGGCAGATGaatataatcatataaataaacataagTTTAAAACACCATTTGTATGTGGTTGTACTAATTTAGGAGAAGCATTAAGAAGAATATCAGAAGGTGCTTCTATGATAAGAACCAAAGGAGAAGCTGGAACTGGAAATATAATTGAAGGTATTAAACATATAAGAACagtaaataatgaaataaaatatttgtgtTCATTAGATGAAAGTgaagtatataattttgctAAAAAACTTAGAGCACCAATTGATCTTATATTACTTACAaggaaattaaaaagattACCCGTTGTTAATTTTGCTGCTGGAGGTATAGCTACACCTGCAGATGCTGCTATGTGTATGCAATTAGGAATGGATGGCGTTTTTGTAGGATCAGGAATATTTGAAAGTGAAAATCCACAAAAAATGGCTTCATCTATAGTTATGGCCGTTTCTAATTTTAACAACCCAAAAATACTTTTAAATGTTAGTTTAGGATTAGGAAAAGCTATGCATGGAAATACTAAGGTATCAAATAAgtggaaaaataaaagtgaaGAAGATAATTCATAA
- a CDS encoding ATP synthase-associated protein, putative, whose product MLNLIPKKIPSTSLLYGKRPIQRIQVGKDKHVLELCLSDVNSIYNDIDTSTELQNKDYNPLKFNKYIKYKMSALDLIETYKNEENKKTALTNVKWYSKIRDYFFINFSKNQVELKEKIVPNFFYPIEK is encoded by the exons atgttaaATCTTATTCCCAAAAAAATCCCATCAACCTCTTTGCTCTATGGGAAAAGACCAATCCAAAGGATCCAAGTTG GGAAAGATAAACATGTTTTGGAATTATGCTTAAGCGACGTGAACTCGATTTATAATGATATTGACACTAGTACCGAATTACAAAATAAGGATTATAAtccattaaaatttaataaatatataaaatacaaaatgtCTGCTTTAGATTTAATTGaaacttataaaaatgaagagaACAAGAAAACAGCATTAACAAATGTTAAATGGTACTCTAAAATTCgggattatttttttataaatttcaGCAAAAATCAAGttgaattaaaagaaaagattGTTCCCAATTTTTTCTACCCAATTGAAAAATGA
- a CDS encoding DnaJ protein, putative: MRHINWEAEISNKFSNRMEEDRGISNLNENMSEIDTNSISNIKLMSPENKKYLISNYMDKIKYIISTNSKPNYYEILNVNVNSDCKTIRRSYLYLSKLLEVNKKLPSEYEECYCLIQKSYKILTDKFERFYYDALNNYIDETQIEEQRKVLEKEADIIYENKIEELKEIYNKKLKEENLKNGLIIEKAIFGNLTLKKKCINNCLNIQPITEEHVKGPFLDYTIILQSKVENSSLLFNDDYSFAYFCDIPKPLIKIPSKKIKKNKKDQHNGNNYETNKSYADILEDTEMYLYIKYKFLNIYHELIVVDRSNFTIPQSSHRIFGNLISGPFSPVNVIKMKHISNSYTDHIFHFFAKNKLYITLFTTIMLCVQSMKSMCT, encoded by the coding sequence ATGAGACATATCAATTGGGAAGCAGAAATTTCCAACAAATTTTCAAACAGAATGGAAGAAGACAGAGGCATTTCAAAccttaatgaaaatatgtcAGAAATAGACACCAATTCaatttcaaatataaaattaatgagccctgaaaataaaaaatatttaataagtaATTATAtggacaaaataaaatatattatatcaaCTAATAGTAAaccaaattattatgaaatcCTTAATGTAAATGTAAATAGTGATTGTAAAACAATTCGAAGaagttatttatatttatcaaaacTTTTGGAggttaataaaaagttaCCTAGTGAATATGAAGAATGTTATTGcttaatacaaaaatcttataaaattttaacagATAAATTCGAAAGGTTTTATTATGAtgctttaaataattatattgatGAAACACAAATAGAAGAACAAAGAAAAGTTCTTGAAAAGGAAGCGgatataatttatgaaaataaaatagaagagttaaaagaaatatataacaaaaaattaaaagaagagaatttaaaaaacggattaataatagaaaaagctatatttggaaatttaactttaaaaaaaaaatgcataaacaactgtttaaatatacaaCCAATAACTGAAGAACATGTAAAGGGTCCGTTTTTAGAttatacaattattttacaatCGAAAGTGGAAAATAGTTCATTACTATTTAATGATGATTATTCATTTGCTTACTTTTGTGATATACCTAAAcctttaataaaaattccaagtaaaaaaattaaaaaaaataaaaaagaccAGCATAATggtaataattatgaaacTAATAAATCTTATGCAGATATATTAGAAGACACagaaatgtatttatatataaaatataaatttttaaatatatatcacgAATTAATAGTTGTTGATAGATCAAATTTTACTATACCTCAAAGTTCTCATCGAATTTTTGGGAATCTTATATCAGGTCCATTTTCACCTGTTaatgttattaaaatgaaaCACATATCCAATTCCTATACTGAtcatattttccatttttttgcaaaaaataagttatatataactttaTTTACAACTATTATGTTGTGCGTTCAGTCAATGAAATCGATGtgtacataa